From a single Peromyscus leucopus breed LL Stock unplaced genomic scaffold, UCI_PerLeu_2.1 scaffold_1251, whole genome shotgun sequence genomic region:
- the LOC114687501 gene encoding LOW QUALITY PROTEIN: uncharacterized protein LOC114687501 (The sequence of the model RefSeq protein was modified relative to this genomic sequence to represent the inferred CDS: inserted 1 base in 1 codon) produces the protein MDLLIQNTQRFANMKEYIFKFSGLICSTSALVFEIILANSQCWRLWEFNNKDVQFVSIGLWEAYYTQDFNISGXMTRMLVHTPINETWNKSSEFQYLQVLIAWAMSMKILVLIFTSVAIKISCMEDPFIEIQLFCYKMSAIILAVSSLFTLLTVTLNHLVDMYGQTTLDFPPDFPVKKEDIIKKHCTKVFPLGVLTATMSLFAVILFLYEMISLTIQSRVRAPCASKLAEQKA, from the exons ATTTGCCAACATGAAGGAGTACATCTTCAAGTTCAGTGGCCTGATTTGCAGTACATCAGCTTTGGTATTTGAAATCATCCTTGCAAACAGCCAATGCTGGCGCCTGTGGGAGTTTAACAACAAGGATGTGCAATTTGTGTCAATTGGACTCTGGGAAGCTTATTACACTCAGGACTTTAACATCTCTG CTATGACCAGGATGTTGGTTCACACCCCTATCAATGAAACCTGGAACAAGTCATCTGAATTTCAGTATTTACAAGTCCTGATAGCGTGGGCCATGTCGATGAAAATCCTAGTCTTGATTTTCACTTCAGTGGCTATTAAGATCAGCTGCATGGAAGACCCATTCATTGAGATACAGCTGTTTTGCTACAAGATGTCTGCCATAATTTTGGCTGTGAGCAGCCTTTTCACACTTCTTACTGTGACCTTGAACCACCTGGTTGACATGTATGGGCAAACTACACTTGACTTTCCACCTGACTTTCCCGTAAAGAAAGAAGACATTATAAAGAAACACTGCACGAAGGTGTTCCCATTGGGTGTCCTGACAGCCACAATGTCACTCTTTGCTGTCATTTTGTTCCTCTATGAGATGATCTCCTTGACAATACAGAGTCGGGTGAGGGCACCATGTGCTTCCAAACTGGCTGAGCAAAAGGCCTGA